The following are encoded in a window of Carya illinoinensis cultivar Pawnee chromosome 15, C.illinoinensisPawnee_v1, whole genome shotgun sequence genomic DNA:
- the LOC122297647 gene encoding dehydrogenase/reductase SDR family member 12: protein MKITATLQFQSHLSPGLLTMFLLKTWRSTAFGIFGYLNFTKAGFVEHSKKFKPEDMETRMNGKNCIVTGANSGIGYATAEGLASRGATVFMLCRNKERGEAALSKIQSATGNTNVHLEVCDLSSISDIKSFASRFSSNDVPIHVLVNNAGVLENKRVTTSEGFEFSFAVNVLGTYSITELMLPLLEKAAPDARVITVSSGGMYTAPLTKDLQFSDSNFNGVEQYARNKRVQVALTEKWAEIYKNKGIGFYSMHPGWADTPGVATSLPGFSKSLSGKLRTSEEGADTVLWLAVQPKEKLVPGAFYFDRAEAPKHLLFAATGGSHSIIDSIVDHLRSMSNLSSQS, encoded by the exons ATGAAAATCACTGCAACGCTGCAGTTCCAAAGTCACCTCTCCCCTGGACTACTCACAATGTTCCTGCTCAAG ACATGGAGATCGACGGCTTTTGGTATATTCGGATACCTCAATTTCACCAAAGCCGGTTTCGT TGAACATTCAAAGAAGTTCAAACCAGAGGATATGGAGACAAGAATGAATGGCAAGAATTGCATAGTTACTGGAGCAAATTCTGGCATTGGCTATGCAACTGCGGAGGGTCTTGCTTCACG TGGAGCAACTGTCTTTATGTTATGCCGTAATAAGGAGAGAGGAGAAGCCGCACTTTCTAAGATTCAGTCTGCCACAGGCAACACAAATGTACATTTGGAG GTCTGTGATCTTTCATCCATCAGTGATATCAAATCATTTGCATCTAGATTTTCATCAAATGATGTACCAATTCACGTACTG GTCAATAATGCTGGTGTGCTTGAGAATAAACGAGTTACCACTTCAGAAGG GTTTGAGTTCAGTTTTGCTGTGAATGTATTGGGTACCTATTCCATCACAGAACTGATGCTGCCACTACTGGAGAAAGCTGCACCTGATGCTCGCGTTATCACAGTGTCCTCTGGTGGAATGTACACAGCTCCTTTGACCAAAGATCTACAG TTCAGTGACAGCAACTTCAATGGGGTGGAACAGTATGCTCGAAATAAGCGAGTTCAG GTAGCACTAACTGAGAAATGGGCTGAAATTTACAAGAATAAAGGGATTGGATTCTATTCGATGCACCCAGGTTGGGCGGACACACCTGGAGTTGCTACGAGTTTGCCTGGATTCTCAAAATC GCTTTCAGGAAAACTTAGAACAAGTGAGGAAGGTGCGGACACGGTTCTTTGGTTAGCAGTACaaccaaaagaaaaattggtaccaggtgcattttattttgataGAGCTGAAGCACCTAAACACCTTCTGTTTGCAGCTACCGGTGGCTCTCATTCAATAATCGATTCCATTGTCGACCATCTCCGTTCCATGTCTAATCTCTCTTCACAAAGTTGA
- the LOC122297646 gene encoding probable choline kinase 1 yields MAIKEKGFVKGCLPEELKKVLRSVATNWEDVMDDMQALQVIQLSGAMTNKVYQINWPTKNGEVVRKVLVRIYGEGVEVFFNRDDEIRTFECISKHGQGPRLLGRFPEGRVEEFIHARTLSAADLRDPEISALIAAKMREFHNLDVPGPKNGLIWDRMRNWLCEAKSLCSPQEAKEFCLDSLEEEISMLEKELSQDHQEVGFCHNDLQYGNIMMDEETRSITIIDYEYASYNPVAYDIANHFCEMAANYHSETPHILDYSQYPDLEERQRFVSIYLSSAGNLHSDTEVEQLVHDVEKYTLANHLFWGLWGVISDYVNKIDFDYMEYARQRFHQYRVRKPALLGYS; encoded by the exons ATGGCCATTAAGGAAAAAGGGTTTGTCAAAGGTTGTCTCCCTGAGGAACTAAAGAAAGTGCTTCGATCGGTGGCTACAAACTGGGAGGACGTGATGGATGATATGCAGGCGTTGCAGGTGATCCAATTGAGCGGTGCAATGACCAATAAAGTTTACCAGATAAACTGGCCTACAAAGAATGGTGAGGTTGTTAGAAAGGTCTTGGTCAGGATTTATGGTGAAGGAGTGGAGGTTTTCTTTAACAGGGACGATGAGATTAGGACGTTTGAGTGTATTTCAAAGCACGGCCAGGGGCCTCGCCTTCTCGGTCGCTTCCCGGAGGGGCGGGTTGAGGAGTTCATTCATGCTAGG ACATTATCCGCAGCTGACCTCCGAGATCCTGAAATTTCTGCTCTCATAGCAGCTAAGATGAGAGAATTTCACAATCTTGATGTCCCTGGTCCAAAGAATGGACTCATCTGGGACAGAATGAG AAACTGGCTCTGTGAGGCCAAAAGTTTGTGTTCTCCTCAAGAAGCGAAGGAATTTTGCTTGGATTCTCTAGAGGAGGAAATTAGTATGCTAGAGAAAGAGTTGTCACAGGATCATCAAGAGGTTGGATTTTGTCACAATGACCTGCAATATGGTAATATAATGATGGACGAAGAGACAAGATCAATCACTATAATC GATTATGAGTATGCAAGTTACAACCCAGTTGCTTATGATATAGCAAATCATTTCTGTGAAATGGCAGCAAATTACCATTCTGAGACACCTCATATTTTAGACTATAGTCAATATCCAG ATCTGGAGGAGCGCCAAAGATTTGTGAGCATATATCTGAGTTCAGCAG GCAACCTACACAGTGACACAGAAGTGGAGCAGCTAGTCCACGATGTGGAGAAATACACTCTTGCAAACCATCTCTTTTGGGGCTTATGGGGAGTTATTTCA GATTATGTGAACAAGATTGATTTCGACTACATGGAGTATGCAAGGCAGAGATTTCATCAGTACCGGGTAAGGAAACCAGCATTATTGGGCTATTCATGA